The Streptococcus oralis region TAATATCCGTTGGTCGCAAACTATCATAAATAGTATCTCTGACTGTATCCCAATCCTTATTTTTTAGGAATTCTCTTTCTCTCTGAGAGGAGTCTTTTTGAAGGTCAGCATAGTAAGAAGAGATTGCTTGGTCATAGGATTGCCCATTTTGCATACGGCCGATAAGGTTGACCGAGTCCAAATCCGCCTTGTAGTCATCCTCTCCGATACTTGGCTTCATATCGTTTGCATTAAAGGTCGTATCTCCCTCCCAGCCAGAAAGGTCCTTGACACGCTCTCTACCGCCATAGAGATCGGATAACTGAGCTTGGTTAGGATTAAGATGAGTCGCCATAGTAATGGACTGGTGGGTAAAGTCTGCATGGCCCGCTCCATTGTTAGAGTATGACTTTAGTTTGCTGTCCCAAAATTCGTCAAAGTTACCCTTATCACCATAAATCCCTTCATAAGTACTTTTATAGGAATCATAATGGTTAGTCCCATTTTTTTGATCATCATCCTTAATTTTTTCTATGTTATCAGATTCCCCACCCGCCATCTCGTGTTGCAGTCTAAGATTATAATACAGTTCTTTGGCCTTTTCTTCTTTCAATCCTAATTCTTTAAAGATTTCAAGAATTGGTTTTTCTACTCTCATTTTTTCAACTGTAGATGGACTGCTAACAACCTCATCAAAAAAATAATTTTTTAAATAGCCCGCTGTTTCCTTCCACTTAAAGTCATTATAGTAGGCGGCACCGACGACACGCAAAAAGATATAGTCACGGAACTCTTGACTTGAGGTTGGGAATTTCTTATCTATCCCTTGCTTGATGGTCAAGAGCTGTTGGGCTGTCTCTGCATCAAAGCCGTATTCTGCCATCATGGTCTGGACAAAGGCCTTCTCTTGGCGACTGAGCTTCAAGTCCTTTGTATCAGAATAGGCAGTCAGGTAGTTTGCCCAAGTCAGGTCAGATGGGACTTTAAAGACGCCTGTCTTGGCATCCCAGCTCGTTTCGATCTGGGCCAGCCCACGACTCAACTGCACATCGATACTGTCTAGTTCATCGAACAGTCCTCCTGAATAGCTATCATAGGCACGCAGGTCTCTCAAGATTGTTTCATAGACACGTTTATTCGCGTGGTGTCCTCGCATGAGTTCCACATTACTACGTCTCAATCTCCCTTTTTCTTCGCTATCCATGGTCAAGGAAGAAAGGGATTGGTTGACTTCATCCAGATAGGCGATCATTTGCTCTTCCTGGCGGATCTTATCAAGCAGATCATCCTCACGCCAACTCTTGCTGTCGACCATCGTTTGGTAGTCTTCTGGTAATTTCTTGATAGCTTGAGAGAAGGTTTCTGCATAGAGTTGTCCCCCTTTGCTCAAGGGCAATAAGACACTTGCAAAAAAACTTCTAGCCGAATCATAAGCGTCGCCCTTTAGACTTTCCTTATCCTCTGAAAACTTTTGGATGGCTGATTGCAAGGCTTGATAAGCCTCCACCTGAGATTGACACATGGTCGCTACACTTGAACTTTGTAGTTGCGATTGTTCCAAATACATATCAATGCCCATGACGCGTCTCCTCCTCTCTTTCTAGTTCCTTGCGCCTTTCATAGTAAACCGCATCCAAGTCTCCCTCTAATCGGAACTTTTCTTTCTTCAAATCATCCATGTGGTAGGTGAGGTCCTCAAAGATTTGGTTTTTGAGTTGATTTCTTTGCAGGAGCGTTTCTTCCAACTGTCCTGCGTATCGGCTCTGATAGGCTGCCTCCCACAAATCACTTTGATAACGGTGGCTAGCTCTATCATATCCTTCAAAGGTTTCTATCAGTTCTTTAGTGCGGTATTTCTCTTTTCCATTGTCTTCTAGCTGGTACAAGAGTTCTCGCTCTCTTTTCTTCAACTCATCTAACGTGCTCATGTATGACTCCCAAAACCATTGGCCGCAGCCTTATCTAGCGCTTCAAAATCACTCGCTACAGAGTGAAGTCGTTCGGAAGTTAGGGTGACAGCGGCTGTTATCTGACTAGCTAGATTTTGATCCTTTGTCAGACATTGATGAGCCTTGTTATTCCCTTGAAGGGTCGTTAAGTCATCCTGACTAGCCGCAGCGATCGCTGTTAACGATTGACAAGCATTTTTAAGCTGAGTCGCATATGTTTGCGCAAGATTTATATCACTTTTTACTGTTGACATGGCTGTTTTATCCTTTTTCTGATTCCCTAGTGATAAGTACACTCCATTTAGCTATATAGGCCTATTATACCATGTTTCATAAAAGGAGCATCATTTTGTCCTGATTTATCTACAATTGTGTATTTTTTCAACAACTTCTCTCATCCAACTCGACGAAAAGGGTAAAAACTGTTACAATGTAGAAAAAGAAAAGAGGCTCTCATGACCAGCGTATATGATTTTTCCGTTTTGAACCAAAACAACCAAGCAACTCCCCTGGAGAGCTATCGTGGCAAGGTTCTCTTGATTGTCAACACTGCTACAGGATGTGGTTTAACGCCCCAGTACCAGGGGCTTCAAGAACTCTATGAACGCTATCAAGATCAGGGCTTTGAAATCCTAGATTTCCCTTGCAATCAGTTTATGGGACAAGCACCCGGCAGCGCAGAGGAAATCAATAGTTTCTGTAGCCTACACTATCAGACCACTTTCCCTCGCTTTGCCAAGATCAAGGTCAACGGCAAGGAAGCAGATCCTCTTTATGTTTGGCTAAAAGACCAGAAGTCTGGCCCGCTAGGAAAACGAATCGAATGGAATTTTGCTAAGTTTCTCATTGGTCGAGATGGGCAAGTCCTTGAGCGCTTCTCTTCCAAAACAGACCCCCAAACCATCCAAGATTCTCTCCAAAAAATACTCTAATTTCTTTTTAAAACGTATCCTTTCATTTAGTTTGAGCCATGAAAGGATGCGTTTTTTCTTTAAAAAGTAACTGATTTTCTTTAATTTATATTTATTTTTTTGCTTTTTGCTCTTGCAATTCTTTCATTAATTTAGTATATTTGTTATATTAAAAGTTTTCAGTCATTTTAAGGGAGAAATGACCTTTTAAATTTTTTTATCTTAAAATGAAAGCGCTTTATAAACAGGAGGTAAGGTGGCTTACAAATTATCAGAGAGTTTTTTCATTAAATCAAGTTGTAACCAAGTCAGACTTGGGCTTGGGCAGTAGCTGACTGCCTTTCTAAAAACTAGGAGTATATTATGAATCGATACCTTTTTGAAAAAGGGCAAACTTTTAGCATTCGGAAGTTGACTGTAGGAGTGGCCTCTGTTATCGTCGGACTGGCATTTTTTGCTTCTGGAACTGTGCGTGCAGACGAAACGTCTCCTACCACGACATCCAATTTAGATCAGCAAATTAAACAAGTAGCAGATATAGAAGAGACCAAGGCTGAACCAGTCAAAGAAGAAGACCGTGTAGAAGCTGAAAAACAAGAAACACCTGCTGCCGATACCAGCAGTGCTGATTTGCTCCCTGAAGAAATTCAAGACCGTGCCTATCCAGACACACCTGTCAAAGAACTCGACACGACAACTATCGTTGACAAAAAAGCTAGTCCAAAAGTAGAAACTAAGAGCATTCTAAAGGATAAGGAAGAAGCTCCAAAAGAAACTGAGAACGGAAACCGTGCTATCATTAACGGTGGTCAAGACCTCAAACATATCAACTACGAGGGACAACCTGCTACTGCTGCTACTATGGTTTACAGCACTTACAACGCAGGAGAACAACGCTACCTCGTTTCAGGATCTGGTATCTTTGTAGCTCCTAATCTAATCCTTACCGTTGCTCATAACTTCCTAGAGGCCAATAAAGAAACTGGCGAAGGTCACATTCGTGGTGGAAAATCTGCCCAGTTCTACTATAACGTTGGTTCAAACAGCGAAAAGAAAAACTCACTTCCATCTTCTGGAACTACGGTTTTATTCAGAGAAAAGGACATCCATTTCTGGAACAAGAAAGAGTTTGGAAAAGGCTATAAGAATGACCTTGCTCTTGTAGAAGCTCCTATTCCTCTTCCGATTGCTAGTCCAAACAAAGCAGCAACCTTTGCGCCTTTAGCGGAGCACAAGACACATCAGCCGGGAGAAGCCATCAGTACGATTGGCTACCCAACTGACTCGAGCTCAAAAGAACTGAAACAACCTATCCTAGCTGGTCAGCTTTACAAGGCAGATGGGACCATCCGATCTGTTGAGTCCTATGATGATAAGGGAACGACTGGTATCACCTACAAAACCACTTCTGTATCTGGTTTGTCTGGTGGCGGGATTGTCGATAGCCAAGGAAAAGTTCTGGGGGTTCACCAACACGGAACCGTTGACAATGGTGTTCCTGAAAAGAATCGCTTTGGTGGCGGACTCGTCCTTTCACCTGAACAACTGAAATGGGTTAAGGACATGATTGCCAAATATGGTGTGAAAGGCTGGTACCAAGGAGATAACGGAAATCGTTACTATTTTACTGATGAGGGGCGTATGCTTCGGAACGAAACAGCTGTTATTGGAAGCAACGAATATTCCTTCAACCAAGATGGGATTGCTACCTTGACCAAGGGAGTTGAGTACGGCCGTGTGGTTATCCAACACGAAGACGAAGAAGGAAATCCTGTCAAAGATAATGACACCTTTATCGAACAGACAACTGTTGATTCTCCATTTGACTACAATTTCAAAAAAGAAATCGAGAAAACGGACTTCTATCAGAAGAATAAAGACAAATACGAAATTGTATCTATCGATGGTGTAGCAGTCAATAAACAGCTAAAAGATACTTGGGCTGAAGATCACAATGTTGTCAGCAAAGCGCCTGCCGGTACACGTGTCATCAAGGTGGTCTATAAAGTCAACAAAGGCTCTTTCAAAGTTTACTACCGTCAAAAAGGAACAACAACTGAACTAGCTGAAGTAACAGTTGATAACAATGAAGGTCAAGAATACGACGTTTCCTTCGTACATACTTTCCAAGCTAAAGAAATAGCTGGCTACCGTCCAGTCAAGGCTAACTTGGAAGCAAGGATCCAGCAAAAAGGGGTGAATGAAGTCGTCTTTGAATACGAGCCAGTCGCTGATACAGCTAATCCAACGACTCCGACCCCACCAGTCTCTCATCCAGAAGATAAAGAAACTGAGATTGGCAACCATGGACCTCTTCCAAGCAAGGCTCAACTCGATTACCACAAGGAAGAATTGGCAGCTTTCATCCACTACGGAATGAACACCTATACCAATTCTGAATGGGGAAATGGGAAAGAAGACCCCCGATACTTCAATCCAACCAACTTGGATACTGACCAGTGGATTCGCACTCTGAAGGAAACGGGCTTCAAACGAACCATTATGGTTGTTAAACACCACGACGGATTCGTTGCTTATCCATCTAAGTACACCAACCATACCGTAGCTGCTAGCCCATGGAAAGATGGAAAGGGTGACCTTCTCGAAGAAGTTTCCAAGTCTGCTAGCAAGTACGACATGAACATGGGTGTTTACCTATCACCATGGGATGCCAACCATCCTAAATACCATGTCGCAACCGAAAAGGAATACAACCAATACTATCTCAACCAACTGAAAGAAATCCTTGGTAATCCGAAATACGGTAATAAAGGGAAATTTATCGAGGTTTGGATGGACGGTGCACGTGGTAGCGGTGCCCAAAAAGTGACCTATACCTTTGATGAATGGTTCAAATACATCAAAGAAGCCGAAGGAGATATTGCTATCTTCTCTGCTCAACCGACAAGCGTTCGCTGGATCGGAAATGAACGAGGTATAGCAGGCGACCCTGTATGGCATAAAGTCAAGAGAGCTAACATCACAGACGATGTGAAAAACGAATACCTCAACCATGGTGACCCAGATGGTGATATGTACTCTGTAGGGGAAGCTGACGTTTCGATCCGTTCAGGCTGGTTCTACCATGACAATCAACAGCCGAAATCACTCAAAGAGTTGATGGATATCTACTTCAAGTCCGTTGGTCGTGGAACCCCGCTCCTTCTCAATATTCCACCAAATAAAGAAGGGAAATTCGCAGATGCAGATGTGGCTCGCTTGAAGGAATTCAAGGCAACCCTAGATCAAATGTATGCGACTGACTTTGCCAAAGGTGCCACCGTAACAGCAAGTTCGACTCGTCAAAACCACCTTTACAAGGAAAGCCACCTCACAGACGGTAAAGATGACACCAGCTGGGCGCTCTCAAATGATGCCACAACCGGTAGCTTTACAGTCGATTTGGGGCAAAAGAGACGCTTTGACGTCGTTGAACTCAAGGAAGATATTGCCAAAGGTCAACGTATCTCAGGTTTCAAGATTGAAGTTGAAATCAACGGACGTTGGGTGACTTACGGCGAAGGTTCGACCGTTGGTTACCGTCGCTTGGTTCAAGGCAAGCCTGTAGAGGCACAAAAAATTCGTGTAACCATCACTGGTGCTCAAGCAACTCCAATCTTGACCAACTTCTCAGTCTACAAGACACCAAGCAGCATTGAAAAGACAGATGGCTACCCTCTTGGACTGGAATACCACTCAAACACAACGGCAGATACAGCCGGAACAACTTGGTACAATGAATCTGAAGGTGTTCGTGGCACTTCTATGTGGACCAATCAAAAAGATGCCAAAGTAAGCTATACCTTCACAGGAACCAAGGCCTATGTCGTCTCTACAGTCGATCCTGGTCATGGAGAAATGTCCGTCTACGTTGATGGTCAAAAGGTTGCCGATGTCCAAACTAAGAATGCTAGCCGTAAACGCAGCCAAAAAGTCTTTGAGACAGGCGATTTAGCACCAGGCCAACACACTATTACTCTTGTAAACAAAACAGGCGAACCAATTGCTACAGAAGGAATCTACACCCTAAACAATGATAGCAAAGGAATGTTTGAACTCGAGTCTACCAACTACGAAGTCGAAAAAGGAAAACCAGTCACTGTTAAGATTAAACGTGTTGGTGGAAGCAAGGGGGCTGCTACTGTTCGCTTCATCACAGAACCTGGAACTGGGGTTCACGGTAAAGTTTACCAAGATACAACTCAAGATGTGACCTTTAAAGATGGAGAAACAGAAAAGACTGTTACCATCCCAACGATTGACTTTACAGAACAAGCCGACTCTGTCTTTGACTTCAAAGCCAAGCTCACTTCTGTTTCTGATGGTGCCTTGCTCGGTTTTGCTACCGATGCAACCATCCAAGTGATGAAAGCTGAATTGCTGATCAAGGATCAAACAAGTTATGATGACCAAGCTAGTCAGTTGGATTACAGTCCTGGCTGGCACCATGAAACCAATTCGGCAGACAAGTACCAAAAGACTGAGTCTTGGGCTTCCTTTGGTCGCTTAACTGATGAGCAAAAGAAAAAGACAACTGTCACAGCCTACTTCTACGGTACTGGACTTGATATCAAGGGCTATGTCGATCCAAATCATGGTATCTACAAAGTCTTCCTAGATGGCAAAGAAGTTCCTTACCAAGAGGGCATGGGAAATGCGTCAACTATTGAGGGCAAGAAATACTTTAGCGGTCATGCAACCCAACGCCAAGGCAATCAAACGCTGGTTAGCCTAAAAGGTCTGGACGAAAACTTGCACGCAGTCACCCTTCAACTCGATCCTGATCGAAACGATTTGTCTCGAAATATCGGTATTCAGGTAGACCAATTTATCACTCGTGGCGAAGGCAGCGAACTCTACAGCAAGGCAGATATCATCCAGTCTATCTCTAAATGGAAGGATGATTTGTCCAACTTTGACCCAGCAGGCTTGAAAAATACGGCTACTGCACGCCAAGCTTTCCAAGCAAATCTAGAAAAATTGAGAAACCAACTCAGTACTGATGCAGTGGATGTTCAAGAAGTCATGTTGACGGTCAGTGCCCTACAAGATATCCTATCCAAGGATGAGAACTATCAAAGAGGCCAAGAGGAGCCTAGTCCAGAGCAACCAGAACAGCCAGAAGAACCTGAGAAACCTGACCAGCCTGAACAACCAGCTCAACCAAAACAACCGGAAATTGAGTACGATAAGGCTATGGACAGCTTGACAAAAGCTATCGAGAAAAAAGTCGCTGAGCTTAGATCCAACAAGGAAGCTAAGAAGAAATTATTAGAAATTGCCGACCAAGCCATTGCTGCCATCCAAGAAGCTAAAACTCAGGAAGCAGTCAATCAAGCACTAGAAACCGCTCTCGAACAAATCAACAAACTCGAAGCAGCTCAACCTGAGAAACCAGTTCAACCGGAAAAACCGGCTCAGCCTGAAAAGCCAGTTCAACCGGAAAAACCGACTCAGCCTGAGAAACCAGTTCAACCGGAAACTCCAGCGCAACCTGAGAAACCTGCTGAGCCCGAAAAACCTGCTGAGCCTGAAAAGCCAGCTCAGCCTGAGAATCCGACTCAACCTGAGAAACCGGCGCAACCTGAAAATCCAGTTCAACCTGAAAAACCGGCTCAGCCTGAGAAACCAGTTCAACCGGAAACTCCAGCGCAACCTGAGAAACCTGCTGAGCCCGAAAAACCTGCTCAACCTGAAAAGCCAGCTCAGCCTGAGAATCCGACTCAACCTGAGAAACCGGCGCAACCTGAGAAACCGACTCAACCTGAGAAACCGACTCAACCGGAAACTCCAGCGCAACCTGAGAAACCAATTACTTCTTCAACTCCTGAGGAAGGGGTTAAAGACCTTGTCTTTACACTTCCAAACTTGGAAATCGTCAATAAGGTCGTACCGTTCAAGACGATTCGTCGCGAAAACCCACAATTAGACAAAGGAAAAGTGCAAGTTCTATCAGAAGGGAAAGACGGTCTCTTAGTCGAGTATGTTGAAGTGGACGGTGACAATCGCAAGGTTCTCCAGACAGAAGCAACTCCAGCTCAAGATCGAGTGATTGAGGTAGGTAGCAAACAAAGCTCAGTTGGAACAGAAGCGCCACCAGTTGTGACTCTTCCTGAGTATGTTCTACCAAGAGAGACTGAAAAACCTGCGCCAGCCGTAACAGATAATTCATCATCAAAAGATGAAAAAGCTCCTGTTACAGCTACAGTCAAAGAAGACAAGGAAAGACTACTCCCTGCAACTGGGGAACAAGAAGCAAGTGCCTTCCTCTTCTTGGCAGCCATTACTTCTATCTTGTCTCTCCTCATCTTCCAAAAGAATTTCAAAGACTAATAACCCTCTTTGATTGATTCTTTCTAATGATTCAGTTCCCCCGTTGAGAAGACCATTTGGTCTTCTCTTTTTCTATCTGTAAAATTAAAAAACATCCACAAATATACATGGATGTTTTAGTATAAAATTCTAAAATAAGGTTATCATTGAGGATAGGTATTTTCAAAGTCAACTACAATTTCAAATAAACGCTCATCCAAAAAAGAGAGTCCCCTTGTCTTATCTCATCAGAACTACCATCATAAGTTTCTGCAAGAACTCCACAAATATAAGATGGTATTTCGAATTCCAATACCATGAGATTTTCTGACGTTCACAAGCCATCTTTCCTAAATCAAACTTCCCTCTTCCACACCTAGTCACTGACTACTATTTTTGAGTCCAGCGTATGCATAGGTTCGATTTCTGGGACACTCTTTTTCCGTCACTACCCTAAAATAAAAGCGATGCTCCCGCCCATCCTTGGCATTTTCCTTGTTTAAGACAAAGTAGTTTTTCTGATTCATCGCCATGGTTCGTAGGATGTCATCGATCAAAAAAGTCAAAGGCACATTCATAGCAGAGTATTTTTGAAAATCCTCTTCAAAACGAATATAGGCTTCTGAAAAATAATTCATCTGCAGTTTGTTTTCATACAACTCTTTTCTAGTCATACACTCCCTCCTCCCACAGTCGAATTTCGAGGACATCTGCTACCTCTACCAGCCTATAGCCCTCATTGGTCCTAATAGATAGAGTTTGAGGTGATAATTCACTCACCTCGCCGATGATCGTGGTTTTCTGCTTCTTTTCCTTGACCACAAAGTATCCCTTTAGTTGCCCGACATACAGCTGCGAAAGCAAGAGTAACTTCTCAACGGAATTCAAATCTGTCGAAAAAGCAACCCGATTTCTTTCTTCACCGAGTGAACTAGTATGCTCTGAGAGGAAAAAGCCCATCCACTTCTGCATCCCTGGATCTTGATAGTCACGCGCAGATTGAAAGGGTAAATAAGAACGATCAATCATTTTAGTCCATCTAATCCTCCAGCAGAATGCCCCCCAATCAGCTTGCTTCTGGCAAGACTCCTAGAGGCTTCTTCCAGTGCGTTGGCCTTTAAGAGGGAGGTAAAACCAAATTGTTCCCGAATGGCATCAATAGCCGTCTGGAGCCTTTCTTCTTTTTCTAACTTGTCAACATCATCAAAGAGGGAGATCAAGCTAAAGGACTCGTCCACAAATCCTGAATAGTTGACTCCGACACTTCTGACTGCTCCAGAAGTGTATTTATTATGAAATAGCTTCAAAACATAATCCGTTAAGACAGCTGTATTATTGGTCGGTTCGACCTTCATTTGTGTGTGAATAGACGGCCTGACCTCCTGCTTAGAGAAACCAACATAGATAGAGACAAGAGTTGTTTTCTTGCCCGCCCTTCTCAGTCTAATAGCCACCTGCTCCGCCATTTCTCGAAGAATAATTTCGATATCCCGTAGCTTCACGTAGTCTCTCGGCAAGATTTGAGAATTTCCTAACCCTTGAGACTTGGCTTTATAGGGCCTGTGAACATTGCTCTCATCAATCCCGTTAGCATGAAACCACAAACGCAGGCCAGCCTGACCGAGAGCTTTCTGTAGCTGGTCTGGATTACTGGTGGCCAATTCTCTGATGGAAAAAACCCCCAGAGCATGCAAGCGTTTCTCCATCCGCCTGCCAATCCCCCAAAAGTCCGTCATCTTGGGAATGGCCCAAACCTTCTCTTCCACATCCTGGTAAGACCAGTTGGCCCTCATGGTCGGGGTGTGCTTAGCCTCATTATCCAGAGCCAATTTAGCCAGTAAGGGATTGGCATTGGACATACCCACTGTAGAGTAGATCCCTGTCTGCCTCCAAATATCCCTCTGGATGCGAGCAGAAAGCAGATCCAGCTTGTCTTTGCGAGAGAGACTCTTGTCTGGGATGAAGTAGTTGAGCGAACTGGTCAGATCGATAAAGCCCTCATCGATAGAGTAGGGATAAATATCATCTGGACTGCCATAATTTTGAAAGATTCGCTGGATTTCCATATTGACCGCTATGTATTCATCCATCCTAGGTGGCACAACCAAAGTCACTTGAGCCCAATCTTCGATGTAGCGAACATAGTCTGAGTCAGTAGGCAAGCCTTGCTTTCGAGCATTGTAATAAGAAAATTTGCGCGTTTTGATATCAAAAGGCAGATCATAGGCCCGGCCAACATTGGACTTGCCAAAAATCTTCTTAAACATGGGAGAGGAAGCTAGGATAAGGCCGGTAGAATTATCCGCGCGACTCATGACACAAAGCGAGGTCTTCAGCGGATGCAAGCCTCTTTTCACACACTCAACACTAGCATAAAAAGATTTCATATCGACAAAGGCAATATCACTTTTGGGCTCTCTGGAATAATCAAAGTAGCCCATAGGCTAACCCTCCATCGGCACAAAATTCCCAACGATAATCCCCACAATCCGAGGATCTTCCTCATAGGAGATGAAAATGTCCTTGTATTTAGGATTGATAGAAACCAGACGCAAACCATCTTCCTCCCGATAGACCCGTTTAATATAGGTCTGGTTGTTGCAAACCACTGCATAAACCGCCCCATCATAATCAAATCCGGTCTCTCGAATCAAAGCCACGGAACCATTTTGATATTTAGGTTCCATAGAGTCCCCAGCCACCCAGGAAGCAAAATCGTGGGCTAGTTCTTCATTAAAGTAAACGGTATCAAAATTTCTATCGTCATATACCGAAGCCCCGATCCCTGCTGACATGCGTTCATAGACACGATACTCGTAGAGGCGCTCTGGCATGGTCGCCACCTTCTGAGTTTGTTCTTCTTGAGCCAGGTTGCGAGCATAGAGCACAACCTTGTCC contains the following coding sequences:
- a CDS encoding DUF5960 family protein is translated as MTRKELYENKLQMNYFSEAYIRFEEDFQKYSAMNVPLTFLIDDILRTMAMNQKNYFVLNKENAKDGREHRFYFRVVTEKECPRNRTYAYAGLKNSSQ
- a CDS encoding glutathione peroxidase — its product is MTSVYDFSVLNQNNQATPLESYRGKVLLIVNTATGCGLTPQYQGLQELYERYQDQGFEILDFPCNQFMGQAPGSAEEINSFCSLHYQTTFPRFAKIKVNGKEADPLYVWLKDQKSGPLGKRIEWNFAKFLIGRDGQVLERFSSKTDPQTIQDSLQKIL
- a CDS encoding alpha-L-fucosidase — encoded protein: MNRYLFEKGQTFSIRKLTVGVASVIVGLAFFASGTVRADETSPTTTSNLDQQIKQVADIEETKAEPVKEEDRVEAEKQETPAADTSSADLLPEEIQDRAYPDTPVKELDTTTIVDKKASPKVETKSILKDKEEAPKETENGNRAIINGGQDLKHINYEGQPATAATMVYSTYNAGEQRYLVSGSGIFVAPNLILTVAHNFLEANKETGEGHIRGGKSAQFYYNVGSNSEKKNSLPSSGTTVLFREKDIHFWNKKEFGKGYKNDLALVEAPIPLPIASPNKAATFAPLAEHKTHQPGEAISTIGYPTDSSSKELKQPILAGQLYKADGTIRSVESYDDKGTTGITYKTTSVSGLSGGGIVDSQGKVLGVHQHGTVDNGVPEKNRFGGGLVLSPEQLKWVKDMIAKYGVKGWYQGDNGNRYYFTDEGRMLRNETAVIGSNEYSFNQDGIATLTKGVEYGRVVIQHEDEEGNPVKDNDTFIEQTTVDSPFDYNFKKEIEKTDFYQKNKDKYEIVSIDGVAVNKQLKDTWAEDHNVVSKAPAGTRVIKVVYKVNKGSFKVYYRQKGTTTELAEVTVDNNEGQEYDVSFVHTFQAKEIAGYRPVKANLEARIQQKGVNEVVFEYEPVADTANPTTPTPPVSHPEDKETEIGNHGPLPSKAQLDYHKEELAAFIHYGMNTYTNSEWGNGKEDPRYFNPTNLDTDQWIRTLKETGFKRTIMVVKHHDGFVAYPSKYTNHTVAASPWKDGKGDLLEEVSKSASKYDMNMGVYLSPWDANHPKYHVATEKEYNQYYLNQLKEILGNPKYGNKGKFIEVWMDGARGSGAQKVTYTFDEWFKYIKEAEGDIAIFSAQPTSVRWIGNERGIAGDPVWHKVKRANITDDVKNEYLNHGDPDGDMYSVGEADVSIRSGWFYHDNQQPKSLKELMDIYFKSVGRGTPLLLNIPPNKEGKFADADVARLKEFKATLDQMYATDFAKGATVTASSTRQNHLYKESHLTDGKDDTSWALSNDATTGSFTVDLGQKRRFDVVELKEDIAKGQRISGFKIEVEINGRWVTYGEGSTVGYRRLVQGKPVEAQKIRVTITGAQATPILTNFSVYKTPSSIEKTDGYPLGLEYHSNTTADTAGTTWYNESEGVRGTSMWTNQKDAKVSYTFTGTKAYVVSTVDPGHGEMSVYVDGQKVADVQTKNASRKRSQKVFETGDLAPGQHTITLVNKTGEPIATEGIYTLNNDSKGMFELESTNYEVEKGKPVTVKIKRVGGSKGAATVRFITEPGTGVHGKVYQDTTQDVTFKDGETEKTVTIPTIDFTEQADSVFDFKAKLTSVSDGALLGFATDATIQVMKAELLIKDQTSYDDQASQLDYSPGWHHETNSADKYQKTESWASFGRLTDEQKKKTTVTAYFYGTGLDIKGYVDPNHGIYKVFLDGKEVPYQEGMGNASTIEGKKYFSGHATQRQGNQTLVSLKGLDENLHAVTLQLDPDRNDLSRNIGIQVDQFITRGEGSELYSKADIIQSISKWKDDLSNFDPAGLKNTATARQAFQANLEKLRNQLSTDAVDVQEVMLTVSALQDILSKDENYQRGQEEPSPEQPEQPEEPEKPDQPEQPAQPKQPEIEYDKAMDSLTKAIEKKVAELRSNKEAKKKLLEIADQAIAAIQEAKTQEAVNQALETALEQINKLEAAQPEKPVQPEKPAQPEKPVQPEKPTQPEKPVQPETPAQPEKPAEPEKPAEPEKPAQPENPTQPEKPAQPENPVQPEKPAQPEKPVQPETPAQPEKPAEPEKPAQPEKPAQPENPTQPEKPAQPEKPTQPEKPTQPETPAQPEKPITSSTPEEGVKDLVFTLPNLEIVNKVVPFKTIRRENPQLDKGKVQVLSEGKDGLLVEYVEVDGDNRKVLQTEATPAQDRVIEVGSKQSSVGTEAPPVVTLPEYVLPRETEKPAPAVTDNSSSKDEKAPVTATVKEDKERLLPATGEQEASAFLFLAAITSILSLLIFQKNFKD
- a CDS encoding DUF3958 family protein, giving the protein MSTLDELKKRERELLYQLEDNGKEKYRTKELIETFEGYDRASHRYQSDLWEAAYQSRYAGQLEETLLQRNQLKNQIFEDLTYHMDDLKKEKFRLEGDLDAVYYERRKELEREEETRHGH
- a CDS encoding Y-family DNA polymerase, with the translated sequence MGYFDYSREPKSDIAFVDMKSFYASVECVKRGLHPLKTSLCVMSRADNSTGLILASSPMFKKIFGKSNVGRAYDLPFDIKTRKFSYYNARKQGLPTDSDYVRYIEDWAQVTLVVPPRMDEYIAVNMEIQRIFQNYGSPDDIYPYSIDEGFIDLTSSLNYFIPDKSLSRKDKLDLLSARIQRDIWRQTGIYSTVGMSNANPLLAKLALDNEAKHTPTMRANWSYQDVEEKVWAIPKMTDFWGIGRRMEKRLHALGVFSIRELATSNPDQLQKALGQAGLRLWFHANGIDESNVHRPYKAKSQGLGNSQILPRDYVKLRDIEIILREMAEQVAIRLRRAGKKTTLVSIYVGFSKQEVRPSIHTQMKVEPTNNTAVLTDYVLKLFHNKYTSGAVRSVGVNYSGFVDESFSLISLFDDVDKLEKEERLQTAIDAIREQFGFTSLLKANALEEASRSLARSKLIGGHSAGGLDGLK
- a CDS encoding TIGR04197 family type VII secretion effector; the encoded protein is MSTVKSDINLAQTYATQLKNACQSLTAIAAASQDDLTTLQGNNKAHQCLTKDQNLASQITAAVTLTSERLHSVASDFEALDKAAANGFGSHT
- a CDS encoding T7SS effector LXG polymorphic toxin; its protein translation is MGIDMYLEQSQLQSSSVATMCQSQVEAYQALQSAIQKFSEDKESLKGDAYDSARSFFASVLLPLSKGGQLYAETFSQAIKKLPEDYQTMVDSKSWREDDLLDKIRQEEQMIAYLDEVNQSLSSLTMDSEEKGRLRRSNVELMRGHHANKRVYETILRDLRAYDSYSGGLFDELDSIDVQLSRGLAQIETSWDAKTGVFKVPSDLTWANYLTAYSDTKDLKLSRQEKAFVQTMMAEYGFDAETAQQLLTIKQGIDKKFPTSSQEFRDYIFLRVVGAAYYNDFKWKETAGYLKNYFFDEVVSSPSTVEKMRVEKPILEIFKELGLKEEKAKELYYNLRLQHEMAGGESDNIEKIKDDDQKNGTNHYDSYKSTYEGIYGDKGNFDEFWDSKLKSYSNNGAGHADFTHQSITMATHLNPNQAQLSDLYGGRERVKDLSGWEGDTTFNANDMKPSIGEDDYKADLDSVNLIGRMQNGQSYDQAISSYYADLQKDSSQREREFLKNKDWDTVRDTIYDSLRPTDIKLDGEDALKAYIERKYPGVFKFLNRLEAVAD